One segment of Streptomyces sp. XD-27 DNA contains the following:
- a CDS encoding N-(5'-phosphoribosyl)anthranilate isomerase yields the protein MLLKVCGVTDVHELRRMSGFPVELAGLWHGVPGGRRELSLSRLVRLARCARQVAVEPVLVTLLDDPERLREVVAASGVRWVQLHGYPAPARVRRIRAALPDVTLVKVLHARGGQVVEEPLADAYRRAGADLFLFDSVADDGRIGSTGMPLDPTAPIRVLERTDLPFLLAGGLGHTGADRYDGLLRHRGFRGIDVDSALRGDDGSLRLRRVDAIRAAWRERRAAVECAP from the coding sequence GTGCTGCTGAAGGTGTGCGGCGTCACCGATGTCCACGAGCTGCGCCGGATGTCCGGCTTCCCCGTCGAGCTGGCCGGGCTGTGGCACGGCGTGCCCGGCGGGCGGCGGGAGCTGTCCCTGTCCCGGCTCGTCCGACTGGCCCGCTGCGCCCGGCAGGTGGCCGTCGAACCGGTGCTGGTCACGCTCCTGGACGACCCGGAGCGGCTGCGGGAAGTGGTCGCGGCGTCGGGGGTGCGCTGGGTCCAGTTGCACGGCTACCCGGCGCCCGCCCGGGTGCGGCGGATCAGAGCGGCGCTGCCGGACGTCACGCTGGTCAAGGTGCTGCACGCGCGAGGCGGTCAGGTCGTGGAGGAGCCGCTGGCGGACGCGTACCGGCGCGCGGGGGCCGATCTCTTCCTCTTCGACTCGGTGGCCGACGACGGCCGGATCGGCAGTACCGGCATGCCCCTGGACCCCACAGCGCCGATCCGTGTACTGGAGCGGACCGACCTGCCGTTCCTGCTGGCCGGCGGCCTCGGCCACACCGGCGCCGACCGGTACGACGGCCTGCTGCGGCACCGCGGCTTCCGGGGCATCGACGTGGACAGCGCGCTGCGCGGCGACGACGGGTCCCTCAGGCTGCGGCGGGTCGACGCGATCAGGGCGGCGTGGCGGGAGCGGCGCGCGGCGGTGGAGTGCGCGCCATGA
- a CDS encoding acyl-CoA dehydrogenase family protein yields the protein MIEWTGEQTRLRDGLTPWFEKFGDRHLTYDAAAEFPRGPWDAVRDSGLLRLPFGEDWGGLGQSLLTTMYVLEALGYGCRNGGLNFSVTTHMVSTGVPLQRFGSAELKQRYLPGVCDGSLIGAHAISEPDAGSDMMSMRTTAVRDGDAYVLRGSKTFVSNGPVAELVVVYARTDACAGPLGISAFLLRRGTPGLAFGNPIAKMGLRSSPFCELFLDDCRIPADHLIGRAGTGFLILDHVMRWEILCSFAVTLGEMQRRLERCVAYAKERRAFGRPIGGFQAVSHKIVDMRIGVESARKWLYDTAEKHTRGENVAADLAMTKRVVSEANLTSALSAVQIFGGNGYTAEYGLEQELRNAVAGTIYSGTSEVQSSRIAAGLGL from the coding sequence GTGATCGAATGGACCGGTGAGCAGACGCGGTTACGCGACGGGCTCACCCCCTGGTTCGAGAAGTTCGGCGACCGGCACCTGACGTACGACGCGGCGGCGGAGTTCCCCCGCGGTCCCTGGGACGCCGTCCGGGACAGCGGGCTCCTGCGACTGCCGTTCGGCGAGGACTGGGGCGGACTCGGGCAGTCCCTCCTGACGACCATGTACGTCCTCGAAGCCCTCGGGTACGGCTGCCGCAACGGCGGGCTGAACTTCTCCGTCACCACCCACATGGTCAGCACGGGGGTGCCGCTGCAGCGCTTCGGCTCCGCCGAGCTCAAGCAGCGGTATCTGCCGGGGGTGTGCGACGGTTCGCTGATCGGCGCCCACGCCATCAGCGAACCGGACGCGGGCTCGGACATGATGAGCATGCGGACCACCGCGGTGCGCGACGGCGACGCGTACGTGCTGCGCGGCTCCAAGACGTTCGTCAGCAACGGCCCGGTCGCCGAGCTCGTCGTGGTGTACGCCAGGACCGACGCCTGCGCCGGGCCGCTGGGGATCAGCGCGTTCCTGCTGCGGCGCGGCACACCCGGCCTGGCCTTCGGCAACCCCATCGCGAAGATGGGACTGAGGTCGTCGCCGTTCTGCGAGCTGTTCCTCGACGACTGCCGGATCCCGGCCGACCACCTGATCGGCCGCGCCGGGACCGGCTTCCTGATCCTGGACCACGTCATGCGGTGGGAGATCCTGTGCTCCTTCGCCGTGACCCTGGGCGAGATGCAGCGGCGCCTGGAGCGTTGCGTCGCGTACGCCAAGGAGCGCCGGGCCTTCGGCCGGCCGATCGGCGGCTTCCAGGCCGTCTCCCACAAGATCGTGGATATGCGGATCGGCGTGGAGAGCGCCCGGAAATGGCTCTACGACACGGCGGAGAAGCACACCCGGGGCGAGAACGTCGCCGCCGATCTCGCGATGACCAAGCGGGTGGTCAGCGAGGCCAACCTGACCTCCGCGCTGAGTGCCGTGCAGATCTTCGGGGGCAACGGCTACACCGCCGAGTACGGCCTGGAGCAGGAGTTGCGCAACGCGGTCGCCGGGACGATCTACTCGGGCACCTCCGAGGTCCAGTCGTCCCGCATCGCCGCCGGCCTGGGCCTGTAG
- a CDS encoding ectoine synthase: protein MIIRRLADVPSVDWGNGLSRRFLLDSDGMGYTVTDTVVSAGTKSLLEYKHHLEACYCISGSGEVVDMAGDSHPITPGTLYALDRHDAHWLIAHPAEDLRLVCVFTPALRGDERHSLSGAHSSHY, encoded by the coding sequence ATGATCATCCGTCGGCTCGCGGACGTCCCGTCCGTCGACTGGGGCAACGGGCTCAGCCGCCGCTTCCTGCTGGACTCGGACGGCATGGGATACACCGTCACCGACACCGTGGTGTCGGCCGGAACCAAGTCGCTGCTGGAGTACAAGCACCACCTCGAGGCGTGCTACTGCATCTCCGGCAGCGGTGAGGTCGTGGACATGGCCGGCGACAGCCATCCCATCACCCCCGGCACCCTCTACGCGCTGGACCGGCACGACGCGCACTGGCTCATCGCCCACCCCGCCGAGGACCTGCGCCTGGTCTGCGTCTTCACCCCGGCGCTGCGCGGCGACGAACGGCATTCGCTCAGCGGCGCGCACTCCTCCCACTACTGA
- a CDS encoding indole-3-glycerol-phosphate synthase, giving the protein MTSTTGTSFATALLTARTPVVMELKRRSAQGADLFRGRTPAELAALYEEMGAPALSVVTGRWFGGGPELLAEVVAATGLPVLVKDFLTKERQLAEAAARGASAVLLTAGLLPRTLLPRMIESCLGHGLTPFVEVTAERELASLVHADRCVVAVNNKDIRQRERDAGDLGRSRALLPAVLATGTPVPVSASGIRTPAEAAGLLAAGYRALLVGTGLLLQDDLRAWFADLERQRERIR; this is encoded by the coding sequence ATGACCTCCACCACCGGTACGTCGTTCGCCACCGCCCTGCTGACCGCCCGGACGCCGGTCGTGATGGAGCTGAAACGGCGCAGCGCGCAGGGGGCGGACCTGTTCCGGGGCCGGACCCCGGCGGAACTCGCCGCGCTGTATGAGGAGATGGGCGCCCCCGCGCTGTCGGTGGTGACAGGCAGGTGGTTCGGGGGCGGTCCGGAGCTGCTGGCGGAGGTGGTGGCGGCGACCGGGCTGCCGGTGCTCGTCAAGGACTTCCTCACCAAGGAGCGCCAGCTCGCCGAGGCCGCCGCACGGGGCGCGTCGGCGGTCCTGCTCACCGCGGGGCTGCTGCCGCGGACCCTCCTCCCGCGGATGATCGAGTCCTGCCTCGGCCACGGGCTCACGCCGTTCGTGGAAGTGACCGCCGAGCGCGAGCTGGCGAGCCTCGTCCACGCGGACCGCTGCGTCGTGGCCGTCAACAACAAGGACATCCGGCAGCGCGAACGGGACGCCGGCGACCTGGGGCGCAGCCGCGCCCTGCTGCCCGCCGTCCTGGCGACGGGCACCCCCGTGCCGGTCAGCGCCAGCGGCATCCGCACCCCGGCCGAGGCCGCAGGGCTGCTGGCGGCGGGCTACCGGGCACTCCTGGTGGGCACCGGTCTGCTGCTCCAGGACGACCTCCGGGCCTGGTTCGCGGACCTGGAGCGGCAACGGGAGCGGATCCGGTGA
- a CDS encoding AMP-binding protein has translation MSSHLPARIIRHAVRRPDAPALLWHGREIGYGRLIAMAGRAAERLRTDGVRSPVALVAKKSPESVAVVLACLLVRRPVLIAPVDLGEEALPVLLAAAGAERLPDPGDLTSGGPKETGSGKDTGPGEGGTAGLDPVPGDPDDVALLLTTSGSTGVPKVVPVTFGALDRFTSWAAGHFAVGADSTVFNHAPLTFDLCLFDIWTTLGSGGCVAVVDQDLAANPGHLAAVFRARPVHVVQGVPLLYALLARAASDTGAARLASVRHVLITGDAISERAFAALPALFPQARFHNVYGCTETNDSFVHEIDTDAPMPHGSLPLGRPVAGTRAWLRGDDGSVLRGAGRGELVVRTPFQTTGYVGAAPPVSPFVPHPDAAATGLFYRTGDLVRRHPDGTLTLEGRRDFVVKVRGIRVNTAELEAALSAHDEIEEAAVLALPDEEAGKVLHAVVRRTVTATLDSLALRRYLGRRLPRAALPKAVRWADGPLPRTSTGKLDRTALAAAIGAGPRTPAPPIRRPSRRTGD, from the coding sequence ATGTCGAGTCATCTGCCGGCGCGTATCATCCGGCACGCAGTACGGCGCCCCGACGCCCCGGCGCTGCTCTGGCACGGCCGTGAGATCGGCTACGGGCGGCTCATCGCCATGGCCGGCCGGGCGGCCGAGAGGCTGCGTACGGACGGCGTTCGCTCCCCGGTCGCCCTCGTCGCCAAGAAGTCACCGGAATCCGTGGCCGTGGTACTCGCCTGCCTCCTGGTGCGCCGGCCCGTGCTCATCGCCCCGGTCGACCTGGGCGAGGAGGCGTTGCCGGTCCTGCTGGCCGCCGCCGGCGCCGAACGGCTGCCGGACCCCGGCGACCTCACGTCGGGAGGGCCGAAGGAGACCGGGTCGGGCAAGGACACGGGGCCCGGCGAGGGCGGCACGGCGGGGCTCGACCCGGTGCCGGGTGACCCTGACGACGTCGCCCTGCTGCTCACCACGTCGGGCTCCACGGGGGTCCCCAAGGTCGTGCCGGTCACCTTCGGCGCGCTCGACCGCTTCACTTCATGGGCGGCCGGCCACTTCGCGGTCGGGGCCGACAGCACCGTGTTCAACCACGCACCCCTCACCTTCGACCTGTGCCTGTTCGACATCTGGACAACGCTGGGCAGCGGCGGCTGCGTGGCTGTCGTCGACCAGGACCTCGCCGCCAACCCCGGCCACCTGGCAGCGGTCTTCCGGGCGCGGCCCGTCCATGTCGTCCAAGGGGTGCCCCTGCTCTACGCCTTGCTCGCCCGCGCCGCCTCGGACACCGGCGCCGCGCGTCTGGCCTCCGTCCGGCATGTCCTGATCACCGGTGACGCGATCTCCGAGCGGGCCTTCGCCGCCCTGCCGGCCCTCTTTCCGCAGGCGCGCTTCCACAACGTCTACGGCTGCACCGAGACCAACGACAGCTTCGTCCACGAGATCGACACCGACGCCCCGATGCCGCACGGCTCCCTGCCGCTCGGCCGTCCGGTGGCCGGCACGCGCGCATGGCTCCGGGGCGATGACGGCAGCGTGCTGCGCGGCGCGGGGCGGGGCGAACTCGTCGTCCGCACACCGTTCCAGACCACCGGCTACGTCGGCGCCGCCCCACCGGTGAGCCCGTTCGTTCCGCACCCGGACGCCGCGGCGACCGGACTCTTCTACCGCACCGGCGACCTGGTGCGCAGACACCCCGACGGCACGCTGACGCTGGAGGGCCGCCGGGACTTCGTGGTGAAGGTGCGCGGCATCCGCGTGAACACGGCGGAACTCGAAGCCGCCTTGAGCGCGCACGACGAGATCGAGGAAGCCGCGGTGCTCGCGCTGCCCGACGAGGAGGCCGGCAAGGTGCTGCACGCGGTCGTGCGCCGTACCGTCACGGCCACCCTCGACAGTCTCGCGCTGCGCCGGTACCTGGGGCGCCGGCTGCCGCGGGCCGCGCTGCCGAAGGCCGTCCGGTGGGCCGATGGGCCGCTACCGCGCACCTCGACCGGAAAGCTCGACCGCACCGCGCTGGCGGCGGCGATCGGCGCCGGCCCGCGAACTCCCGCCCCGCCCATCCGCCGACCGAGCCGACGAACCGGAGACTGA
- the trpA gene encoding tryptophan synthase subunit alpha → MAEPRRFFPGRGAHDPGLALFLNAGDPGPPERFEELLLMLDESGVDCLELAVPFPDSITDGPVIRRSALRALDSGVDLAWTLDLLARVRPRMRHTRVALLADWRASVHPVGPREFLARARDAGADGVLVHGAPPRARPGCLEAAAHLGQPMVTTCYARSDPAVLEEAARTASAYLYLVAHYGRTGSAALDRGSLEPVLSRLKKLTEVPVAVGFGVRTAADVAAVGRLGADAAVVGTAVVARLERALLTGADPVTEARACVAELLESAAGPPGSATDTSTGRNP, encoded by the coding sequence ATGGCTGAGCCGCGCCGGTTCTTCCCCGGCCGCGGAGCGCATGATCCGGGACTCGCCCTGTTCCTCAACGCCGGGGATCCGGGCCCGCCGGAGCGCTTCGAGGAACTGCTGCTGATGCTGGACGAGTCCGGCGTGGACTGCCTCGAACTGGCCGTGCCGTTCCCCGACTCCATCACCGACGGGCCGGTCATCCGCCGTTCGGCGCTGCGGGCCCTGGACAGCGGCGTCGACCTGGCGTGGACCCTGGATCTGCTGGCCCGCGTACGCCCGCGGATGCGGCACACCCGGGTGGCTCTGCTCGCCGACTGGCGGGCCTCCGTCCACCCCGTCGGCCCGCGGGAGTTCCTCGCACGGGCCCGCGACGCCGGAGCGGACGGCGTGCTGGTGCACGGGGCGCCGCCCCGGGCGCGGCCGGGGTGTCTGGAGGCCGCCGCCCACCTCGGCCAGCCGATGGTGACGACCTGCTACGCCCGGTCCGACCCGGCCGTGCTGGAGGAGGCGGCGCGCACCGCCTCGGCCTATCTCTACCTCGTCGCCCATTACGGGCGCACGGGGTCCGCCGCTCTCGATCGGGGATCCCTGGAACCGGTCCTGAGCAGGCTCAAGAAGCTGACCGAAGTACCCGTCGCGGTGGGCTTCGGTGTCCGTACCGCCGCCGATGTCGCCGCGGTCGGCCGCCTGGGGGCGGACGCCGCGGTCGTCGGAACCGCCGTGGTCGCCCGGCTGGAGCGGGCGCTGCTCACCGGGGCGGATCCGGTCACCGAAGCCCGCGCCTGCGTCGCGGAGCTGCTCGAAAGCGCTGCGGGACCGCCCGGAAGCGCTACAGACACGTCCACGGGGAGGAATCCATGA
- a CDS encoding TrpB-like pyridoxal phosphate-dependent enzyme, producing the protein MESIKYQLSDVRIPTSWYNIAADLPGLAPPLHPATGAPASVGDLTGIMPKELAEQELSTTREIEIPDPVRQVYAQWRPSPLFRARRLEKALGTPARIYYKYEGVSPAGSHKPNTAFPQAFYNKQAGIRRLTTETGAGQWGSSLALAGALFGLEVQVHMVRVSYHQKPHRRALMHAYGATCLPSPSRETDVGRRILDQDPDCPGSLGIATSEALELAMNDPHTNYAGGSVLNNVVLHQTVIGQEAMAQLDMAEDYPDLIVGCAGGGSNLGGLAFPFLGARLRGGDGVQVVAAEPAACPTLTRGRVAYDFGDTAGLTPLLRMHTLGHSFIPPSIHAGGLRYHGISPLVSHAVTEGLIEARAVPQTRCFEAGLVFARSEGIVPAPESTHAVRVVIDEAVRCREEGRPRVILFGLSGHGHFDLGAYEKHLAGELGDEGMDPEAVARSLAALPELPGGEG; encoded by the coding sequence GTGGAATCCATCAAGTACCAGCTCAGCGACGTCCGCATCCCCACGTCCTGGTACAACATCGCCGCTGACCTGCCCGGCCTCGCTCCGCCGCTGCACCCGGCGACCGGCGCCCCGGCCTCGGTCGGCGACCTGACCGGCATCATGCCCAAGGAACTGGCGGAACAGGAGCTGTCCACGACGCGTGAGATCGAGATCCCGGACCCGGTCCGGCAGGTCTACGCGCAGTGGCGGCCGTCCCCGCTGTTCCGCGCCCGCCGTCTGGAGAAGGCGCTGGGCACGCCGGCGCGGATCTACTACAAGTACGAGGGCGTCAGCCCGGCGGGCAGCCACAAGCCCAACACCGCCTTCCCGCAGGCCTTCTACAACAAGCAGGCGGGCATCAGACGGCTGACGACGGAGACCGGCGCCGGGCAGTGGGGATCGTCGCTGGCGCTGGCGGGCGCGCTCTTCGGCCTCGAGGTCCAGGTGCACATGGTGCGGGTCAGCTACCACCAGAAACCGCACCGGCGTGCCCTGATGCACGCCTACGGCGCCACCTGTCTGCCCAGCCCCTCCCGTGAGACGGACGTCGGCCGCCGGATCCTCGACCAGGATCCGGACTGCCCCGGCAGCCTGGGGATCGCCACCTCCGAGGCGCTGGAACTGGCCATGAACGACCCGCACACCAACTACGCCGGCGGCAGCGTGCTCAACAACGTCGTCCTGCACCAGACGGTGATCGGGCAGGAGGCCATGGCACAGCTGGACATGGCCGAGGACTACCCGGACCTGATCGTGGGCTGCGCCGGCGGCGGCAGCAACCTCGGTGGGCTGGCCTTCCCCTTCCTCGGCGCACGGCTGCGCGGCGGGGACGGCGTCCAGGTCGTCGCGGCGGAACCGGCGGCCTGCCCCACGCTGACCCGCGGCCGGGTCGCCTACGACTTCGGGGACACCGCGGGGCTCACGCCGCTGCTGCGCATGCACACCCTCGGGCACTCCTTCATCCCGCCCTCGATCCACGCCGGGGGCCTGCGCTACCACGGGATCTCACCGCTGGTCAGCCATGCCGTGACGGAGGGGCTGATCGAAGCGCGGGCCGTGCCGCAGACCCGCTGCTTCGAGGCCGGACTGGTCTTCGCCCGCAGCGAGGGCATCGTGCCGGCCCCGGAGTCCACGCACGCCGTCCGCGTGGTGATCGACGAAGCGGTGCGCTGCCGCGAGGAGGGCCGGCCGCGGGTGATCCTGTTCGGGTTGTCGGGGCATGGCCACTTCGACCTGGGCGCGTACGAGAAGCACCTGGCGGGCGAGTTGGGTGACGAGGGCATGGACCCCGAGGCCGTGGCCCGCTCCCTGGCCGCCTTGCCGGAGCTGCCCGGCGGAGAGGGCTGA
- a CDS encoding transglutaminase family protein: MNHDSALARTAFLDHDSPEVRRFVGQALHGAGTSDRERAVRLYYAVRDQIRYEIYGADLTRRGLTASQVVRTGKGLCIHKSVLYVSALRCVGIPGRLVFTDVRNHLSSEAVREFIGGDIFHYHALTSLRLDRWIRATPVFNRLLCRLYRIEPMEFDGTADSVYHPYDERGGTHMELIKEHGEFDDLPYDEVLAGLRREHPRIFVEGTDDRFVAGSLAADADAEAARTAAPRTD; this comes from the coding sequence ATGAATCACGACTCCGCACTCGCCCGCACCGCCTTCCTCGACCACGACTCGCCCGAGGTACGGCGGTTCGTCGGCCAGGCGCTCCACGGCGCGGGCACCAGCGACCGGGAGCGCGCCGTACGCCTCTACTACGCCGTGCGCGACCAGATCCGCTACGAGATCTACGGCGCGGACCTGACCCGCCGCGGCCTGACCGCCTCGCAGGTGGTCCGTACCGGCAAGGGACTGTGCATCCACAAGTCCGTGCTCTACGTCTCCGCGCTGCGCTGCGTGGGGATCCCCGGCCGGCTCGTGTTCACCGACGTCCGCAACCACCTGTCCTCGGAAGCCGTACGGGAGTTCATCGGCGGGGACATCTTCCACTACCACGCCCTGACCTCGCTCCGCCTGGACCGGTGGATCCGCGCGACGCCGGTGTTCAACCGGCTGCTGTGCCGCCTCTACCGCATCGAGCCGATGGAGTTCGACGGGACCGCCGACAGCGTCTACCACCCCTACGACGAGCGCGGCGGGACCCACATGGAACTGATCAAGGAGCACGGCGAGTTCGACGACCTGCCGTACGACGAGGTACTGGCCGGACTCCGCCGCGAGCATCCGCGCATCTTCGTCGAGGGCACCGACGACCGGTTCGTCGCCGGCTCGCTGGCAGCGGACGCCGACGCGGAGGCCGCCCGCACAGCCGCGCCCCGCACCGACTGA
- a CDS encoding phosphopantetheine-binding protein translates to MDRTAQIKKYLIEQFALDIGPDDLADDYDLLAGGVIDSLGLLTLVSWLEATYGLDLDVLDIAPDNFRSVAAIDAFCDTADAAAGTR, encoded by the coding sequence ATGGACCGCACCGCGCAGATCAAGAAGTACCTCATCGAGCAGTTCGCCCTCGACATCGGACCCGACGACCTGGCCGACGACTACGACCTGCTGGCCGGCGGCGTCATCGACAGCCTCGGCCTGCTCACCCTGGTGAGCTGGCTCGAAGCCACCTACGGACTGGACCTGGACGTCCTGGACATCGCCCCGGACAACTTCCGCTCCGTCGCCGCGATCGACGCGTTCTGCGACACGGCGGACGCGGCGGCGGGGACGCGATAG
- a CDS encoding UbiD family decarboxylase, whose product MTGATAPPPALSLRAALAELRAGPPGAVVEHDEPADRTRVADHFARAYAGVPARGVSRPEPAVLYTAVPGGPVLLGLYGDEERLRRWLPGLPERAAPETAARLVAEAVRPNAAPVAVSRPPCQEHRTTGARVDLSGLPVPVLTPRDAGPYLTAALVRAEDPATGRTALSAHRMLVVGRDRLTVWMVPGRQVKALYEQAVREGRPLPVTVNIGVPPAAMVASALNTRFLPDGLDKLAVAGALAGRPLAVAPALTQPVSALAEAEIVLEGYLDGSVADEALPGAEPRGSLPEFLGFDGGARPGLPVLTVTAVTHRSDPVFQAVIGPGREQSAVLGAAGALSAALSLRPVLPRAEGVRVRRLHFAAAGGGMLLLAVAVRKESAAADGGLAVLARELLERHPFVKLVVFTDDDVDVGCAEDLLWALVTRSNLGADATAWPRLPPVPMDPSQTPDWAAVRHGAERPPGRVSVDATTPYALRSRTARSFRPEAGLAATGHCR is encoded by the coding sequence GTGACCGGCGCGACGGCGCCGCCGCCGGCCCTGTCGCTGCGGGCCGCCCTCGCCGAGCTGCGCGCCGGGCCGCCGGGCGCGGTAGTGGAGCACGACGAGCCGGCGGACCGCACGCGGGTGGCCGACCACTTCGCCCGCGCCTACGCGGGCGTGCCCGCCCGCGGCGTCTCGCGCCCCGAGCCCGCGGTGCTCTACACGGCGGTGCCCGGCGGCCCGGTGCTGCTCGGCCTGTACGGGGACGAGGAGCGGCTGCGCCGCTGGCTGCCCGGGCTGCCGGAGCGCGCCGCCCCCGAGACCGCGGCGCGCCTGGTCGCCGAGGCCGTCCGCCCGAACGCGGCGCCCGTCGCCGTGTCGCGCCCGCCCTGCCAGGAGCACCGGACCACAGGAGCGCGGGTCGACCTGTCCGGGCTTCCGGTGCCGGTCCTCACCCCGCGGGACGCGGGCCCGTACCTCACCGCCGCGCTGGTGCGCGCGGAGGACCCGGCGACGGGCCGTACCGCGCTGTCGGCGCACCGGATGCTGGTGGTGGGCCGCGACCGGCTCACCGTGTGGATGGTGCCCGGCCGGCAGGTGAAGGCCCTGTACGAGCAGGCGGTGCGGGAGGGCCGGCCGCTGCCGGTCACCGTGAACATCGGGGTGCCGCCCGCGGCCATGGTGGCGTCCGCGCTGAACACCCGGTTCCTGCCGGACGGGCTGGACAAGCTCGCCGTCGCCGGGGCACTGGCCGGGCGGCCGCTGGCAGTGGCGCCCGCGCTCACCCAGCCGGTGTCCGCCCTGGCGGAGGCCGAGATCGTGCTGGAGGGGTACCTCGACGGCTCCGTCGCGGACGAGGCCCTGCCCGGGGCCGAACCGCGCGGCTCGCTGCCGGAGTTCCTCGGCTTCGACGGAGGGGCCAGGCCCGGGCTGCCGGTGCTGACCGTCACCGCCGTGACCCATCGGTCCGATCCGGTCTTCCAGGCCGTCATCGGGCCGGGCCGCGAGCAGTCGGCCGTCCTCGGCGCGGCGGGCGCGCTCTCCGCGGCGCTGTCGCTGCGCCCGGTGCTGCCGCGGGCCGAGGGGGTGCGGGTGCGGCGGCTGCACTTCGCCGCGGCGGGCGGCGGCATGCTGCTGCTGGCGGTCGCCGTGCGCAAGGAGTCGGCGGCCGCGGACGGCGGGCTCGCGGTGCTCGCCCGGGAGCTGCTGGAGCGTCACCCGTTCGTGAAGCTGGTGGTCTTCACGGACGACGACGTCGACGTCGGGTGCGCCGAGGACCTGCTGTGGGCGCTGGTGACCCGGTCGAACCTGGGCGCCGACGCCACGGCCTGGCCGCGGTTGCCCCCGGTGCCCATGGACCCGTCGCAGACGCCCGACTGGGCCGCGGTCCGGCACGGCGCGGAGCGGCCTCCGGGCCGGGTCTCCGTGGACGCCACGACGCCGTATGCGCTGCGCTCCCGCACCGCCCGCAGCTTCCGCCCTGAGGCGGGGCTGGCCGCTACCGGCCATTGCCGGTAG